One Deferribacterota bacterium genomic window, AAAAGAAAAACGGAATCGTATATTACTTCAATGGATGTATGCCCATATTTCAACATCCTGATGATGATTATTCAAGTTTTCGATTGTTTACAAGTCAATTAGTGGTAAATGGCAATGTCAAGCAAATGGATATAGTCAGGGCATTTAATGTCAGTGTAATAAGTGTAAAGCGTTGGGTAAAGAAATACCGTGAAAATGGAGCAGAGGCTTTTTTTTTATAAAGAAGCAACGGCAACCCCGTGTATTGACCCCCGAAATTATCTCAAAAATACATTATTACTTAGAGCTAAACAACAGCATAGAGCAGGTATGCAAATTACTTGGCTTAAAGATTGACACTGTAAAAAAAGCCATAAAAGCAGGTCGGATATTAATTCCTGAAAAAAAAGACAGCCAAGTAGAAATTTACACAAAAAGTGAAAGGAGCATAAATGATAATAACCAGTCGATGGGCAAAGCTTGCTGTAATACCATAGAGAGGGTATTGGCTGTAAAAACCGGGGCAAGTTGCCCGATAACATTTAACAACCAAACAGACCTGCAACATGCAGGAGTATTGCTTACCCTGCCGGCATTAATAACCCAGGGTTTGCTCAGGTATGAAGATGAATTTTCACTTGAAAAAGTATATTACCCAACAAGCAGTGTTTTTTTATCGTTGGCCATATTGTCATTGTTACGGGTAAAAACATTAGCAGGGGCAGGGAGTTTACCAGCAGGCGAACTTGGCAAAACAATCGGGCTTGATAGGATTCCGGAAGTAAAAACCTTAAGGACACGTATAGCTGATTTTTGTCAAAATACGAATATTGATAAATGGAGATTTAATTTAAGCAGGGACTGGATGGCAGACTCCCCAGAACTGAGTGCTGTTTTATATATTGACGGACATATCAATTTATATTATGGAGAGGAAACAGCCCCTCCGAGACGGTTTGTCAGCAGGATGCGGTTATGTTTAAGTGGCACAACAGATTATTGGGTA contains:
- a CDS encoding helix-turn-helix domain-containing protein yields the protein MPIFQHPDDDYSSFRLFTSQLVVNGNVKQMDIVRAFNVSVISVKRWVKKYRENGAEAFFL